The following are from one region of the Lytechinus variegatus isolate NC3 chromosome 4, Lvar_3.0, whole genome shotgun sequence genome:
- the LOC121414332 gene encoding 60S ribosomal protein L13a-like, translated as MTSKLKVLLSVFLAAMSSFMKVLVIDGRGHLLGRLASIVAKNLLQGQKVVVVRCELINISGSFYRNKLKYMQFMRKRTNTKPSRGPYHLRSPSRMFWRVIRGMLPHKRTRGVEALERLKVFEGCPAPYDRKKRFVVPSALRVMRLKPKRKFCQLGRLAHEVGWKYKNIIEALEEKRKARAHLHYQKEQRKVALRRKAVKSVGDKIAPYQKIIEGYGFH; from the exons ATGACGTCAAAGTTGAAAGTTCTTCTTTCGGTCTTTTTGGCAGCCATGTCGAGTTTCATGAAG gtGCTGGTGATTGATGGGAGGGGTCATCTACTTGGACGTCTGGCGTCCATAGTGGCCAAGAACCTCCTCCAAG GTCAGAAGGTGGTCGTAGTACGATGTGAGCTCATCAACATCTCGGGTAGCTTCTACAGGAACAAGC TGAAGTACATGCAGTTCATGCGCAAGCGCACCAACACCAAGCCCTCTCGTGGGCCCTACCATCTCCGCAGCCCCAGCCGTATGTTCTGGAGAGTCATCAGGG GAATGTTGCCACACAAGAGAACACGTGGTGTGGAAGCACTGGAAAGGCTCAAGGTCTTTGAAGGATGTCCTGCCCCCTACGACAGG AAAAAGAGGTTCGTTGTCCCCTCTGCTCTGAGAGTTATGCGACTCAAACCCAAGAGGAAG TTCTGCCAACTTGGCCGTCTTGCTCATGAGGTTGGTTGGAAGTACAAGAACATCATTGAGGCTTTGGAGGAGAAGAGAAAGGCTCGTGCCCATCTGCACTACCAGAAAGAACAGAGGAAAGTG GCCCTTCGAAGGAAAGCAGTGAAGAGTGTTGGAGACAAAATCGCCCCCTACCAGAAGATCATTGAAGGCTATGGCTTCCATTGA